GCACCCGGCGGCGTGGCCGCGGTGCGCGGCAGCGGGCTCGACGCGCGCGGGCTGGCGCTGGGCACGGTCGGCACGCTGTGCCTGCTGAACGGGCTGGTCGCGCTGCGCGGCGATTCACCGCTGCAGGCGGGCCTGCTGCTGGCCGGTGCGCTGGTGGCGTTCGGCGTGTTCGTGTGGTGGCAGCGACGGCTCGCGGCCTCGGGCGGCACGCCGCTGATGAACCTGGCGCTCTTCCAGTACCGGCAGTTCGCGATGGGCAGCGTGGTCGCCTTCATCTACGGCACGGCGCTGTTCGGCTCGACCTACCTGCTGCCGGTGTACATGCAGGTGGGGCTGCATCTCTCTGCATCGCACGTGGGCACCATCCTGCTGCCGGCGGGCATCGTGCTGGCACTGACCATCGCCGGCGTGGGCCGGCTGGCCGACAAGCATCCGACCTGGGTGCTGGTGACCATCGGCCTCGTGCTGCTGGCGGCCTCGTTCGCGCTGATGATGGTGCTGCGGCTCGACAGCGCGCTGTGGCTGCTGGTGGCCTTCGCGATCATCGGGCGCATCGGGCTGGGCTTCATCCTGCCCTCGCTCAACCTGGGCTCGATGCGGCCGCTGGCCAAGCCGCTGATCCCGCAGGGCGCGAGCGCCATCAACTTCGTGCGCATGCTGGGCGGCGCGGCCGGCGTGAGCCTATGCGCCATCGTGCTCGAGTGGCGGCTGGCGGCGCACGGCGATTCACTGGCCAATCCGATGAGCAGCCCGGCGCGGCTGGCGGCGTTCGACGAAGTGTTCGCGATGCTGGCCGGGCTCTGCGCGCTGGCGGTTTGTGCGGCCTGGCAGTTGCGCCAAGGGCCGGCGCGCAACACGGGGTAAACCCGGGCGGTGGAGCATGACGGTTTCGCATCCAATTGTTATCAGTTGTATCAATAGCGAAATGGTCCCATGCATCGCAGAAATTTCATTGCCGCCTCGGCAGCGGCGGCGGCCGGACTCGGCCATTTCTCCGTCCCGGCCCAAGCCGCCGAGAACGGCGTCACCGACGGTGAAATCGTCCTCGGCCACACCGGCATCCTGAGCGGTCCGCTGGGCGTGCCGGTCAAGGTCGTGATGGCCGGGGCCGGACTGGCCTTCGATGCAGTCAATGCGCAGGGTGGGCTGTCGGGCCGCAAGATCAGGCTGGTGTCGCTCGACGACGAGCTGAAGCCCGAGAAGGCAGTTGCCAACTACGAGAAGCTGCTGGCTGAGCATCGCGTCTTCGCCTTCTTCGGCTGTGTCGGCTCGGCCACCACCGCCGCAGGGGCCAAGGTGCTGAACCAGAGCGGCGCGCCAACGGTGGGCGGCTATGCGGTGTCGGACTCGGCCCGCGAGAAGGTCGGCGGCGCCGGCTATTTCGTGCGCGCCACCTTCGCGCGCGAAGCCCAGGCGCTGGTGCAGCACCTGACGACCATCGGCGTCTCGCGCATCGCCGTGGCCTACCTCGACAACCCGGGCGGCGCGGAAGTCGCCAAGCTGGTCGAAGCCGCGCTGGCCACGCTGAAACTGACACCGGAGGCCGCGGTGGCGGTCAAGGGCGACGGCACGACCAACGAGGCGGCGGGCAAGGCACTGGCCGACAGCAAGGCGCAGGCCGTGATCATGTACCTGGGCGGCGGCATCGGCGGCGAAGTGATGAAGGCCGCCTGGGCCGCGGGCGGGCGCCAGATGTACTACGGCATGTCGATCGTGCCGGGCGACGTCACGGCCAAGCTGGTGGGCGACAAGACCAGCGGGCTGGCCATCTCGCAGATCGTGCCCTACCCCTGGAGCGAGGTCGACGCCACCGCGCGCGAGTTCCGCCAGCTGACCGAACGCGCCAAGGTGGACATGGGCTACCTGGCCTACGAAGGCTATGTGAATGCGCTCGTGATGCTCGAGGGCCTGCGCCGCACCGGCCGCGAACTGACGCGCGCAAAGCTGCATGCCACGCTGAAGGCGATGAAGCTGCGCATCGGCGGCATGGAGATCGATTTCACCGGCACCAGCAACACGGGTTCGCGCTTCATCGAGATGGTGCGCGTCACGAAGGAAGGCAAATTCATCCGCTAGCGGCGGTTTGACGCTCGGGTAAGCGGAGCGGCGGGCAAAGCGGGCGGGGAATCGCGGTCTAATCGCAGCCATGTGCCAATTGCTAGGGATGAACTGCAACACGCCGACCGACGTGACCTTCAGCTTCACGGGGTTCGCGCAACGCGGCGGCCGCACCGACCACCACGCCGACGGCTGGGGCATCGCGTTCTTCGAGGACCGCGGGCTGCGCCACTTCGTCGACCACCAGCCGGCGAGCGAATCGCCGGTGGCTGAGCTGATCCGGCGCTACCCCATACAGAGCCGCAACGTTGTTGCGCACATCCGCAAGGCAACGCAGGGCGAGGTCAATCTGCAGAACTGCCACCCCTTCGTGCGCGAGCTGTGGGGGCGCTACTGGGTGTTCGCGCACAACGGCGATCTGAAGGAATTCCGTCCGCGCCTGCACGGCAACTTTCATCCGGTGGGCAACACCGACAGCGAACACGCCTTCTGCTGGATCATGCAGGAGCTGGCCAAGTCGCATGCGGGCGTGCCGAGCATCGAAGAGCTGACGCTCACGCTGCGCGAACTGGCGCCGCAGCTCGCGAGCCACGGCACCTTCAACTTCATGCTGTCCAACGGGCAGGCGCTGTGGGCGCATGCCTCGACCAACCTCTGGTACGTGGAGCGCCGCCACCCCTTCGTGACCGCGCAGCTGTCGGACGAAGATGTGGAAATCGACTTCGCGCAGCACACCACGCCCAACGACCGCGTGGCTGTGGTCGTCACCGCGCCGCTGACCACCAACGAGACCTGGACGCCCTTCGCGCCGGGCGAGCTGCATGTGTTCGTGGACGGGCAGCGATCCGGGTTCTGATTCAGGAGTGAGGCCTTTCGACTGACACTTTTTTGCAACATTGCAAGAAAGTATCAACAGGTGGATGCAATCGAGTGAACAATAACCGTTCTCATTTGCATCTTATCTGGATCGTCCATGCCCGCTCCCCGTTTCTTCCTCCGGCCGACCGTGGTCGCGTCGCTGCTCGCGCTCAACACCGTGGCCGCCATTGCCCAAACCACCACTGCCGAGCCGGCTGCGGCATCGGCCAGCGGCACGCTCTCCACGGTGACCGTGGAAGCCAGCGCCGATGCATCGGCCGAAGGCCTGACCAAGCCCTATGCGGGCGGCCAGGTGGCGCGCGGCGGGCGGGTCGGCATCCTGGGCAACCAGGACATGATGAGCACGCCGTTCTCCAGCACCAACTACACCAACGAATTGATCCAGGATCAGCAGGCCAAGAGCGTGGCCGACGTGCTGCTGAACGATCCGTCGGTGCGCCAGGCGCGCGGCTTCGGCAACTTCCAGGAGCTGTACGTGGTGCGCGGCTTCCCCGTCTACTCGGACGACGTCTCGTACAACGGCCTCTACGGCATGCTGCCGCGCCAGTACATCGCTTCTGAATTCTTCGAGCGCGTGGAAGTATTCCGCGGCGCCAACACCTTCCTGAACGGCGCCGCGCCCGGCGGCAGCGGCATCGGCGGCGCGATCAACCTGCTGCCCAAGCGCGCGCCCAACGAGCCGCTCACCCGTGTCGGCTTCGGCGTGCAGACCGGCGGCCAGGGCTTCGTCAACCTCGACCTGGCGCGCCGCTTCGGTCCCGACGACAGCCTGGGCATTCGCGTGAATGCCGTGCGCCGCGAGGGAGGCACCGGCGTGAAGAACGAAAGCCAGCAGCTCAGCGCCTTCGGCGTGGGCCTCGACTGGCACAACCGCAATGTGCGCCTGTCGGCCGACTTCGGTTACCAAGACTACGACCTGAAGGACGGCCGCCCGAGCCTGACGCCCTCTTCGACGCTGCCGATTCCCCGCGCACCCGACGCCCGCACCAACTTCGCCCAGCCCTGGACCTACTCGAAGGAAAAGGACAAGTTCGCCACCTTCCGCGGCGAAGTCGACATCACCGACAACATCACGGCCTGGGCCGCCGGCGGCGTGCGCCGCAGCGACGAAGACAACGTGCTGTCGAACCCCACGCTCACCGACTCGTTCGGCAACACCAGCAACACGCGCTTCAGCAACACCCGCAAGGACCGCATCGGCACCGCTGAACTCGGCGTGCGCGGCAACTTCGCGACCGGCCCGGTGAAGC
This is a stretch of genomic DNA from Variovorax paradoxus. It encodes these proteins:
- a CDS encoding class II glutamine amidotransferase, which produces MCQLLGMNCNTPTDVTFSFTGFAQRGGRTDHHADGWGIAFFEDRGLRHFVDHQPASESPVAELIRRYPIQSRNVVAHIRKATQGEVNLQNCHPFVRELWGRYWVFAHNGDLKEFRPRLHGNFHPVGNTDSEHAFCWIMQELAKSHAGVPSIEELTLTLRELAPQLASHGTFNFMLSNGQALWAHASTNLWYVERRHPFVTAQLSDEDVEIDFAQHTTPNDRVAVVVTAPLTTNETWTPFAPGELHVFVDGQRSGF
- a CDS encoding DHA2 family efflux MFS transporter permease subunit, yielding MTSPQTPEAAIAPAPPSIGSLRERYGERYRWYLLLSVMVGTMASIMSSTIVNVAIPGMSHHFSLGQERAQWVSSGFMVAMTVSMLTTPWLLSRYGYRRTYVGTMLLLLAGGIVGGVANDFSLVLFARVAEGLAAGVVQPIPAIIILRAFEPHEQGRASGIFGMGVVLAPAIGPSIGGVLVDLFGWRSIFFMVVPFCLASLWLAYKFVPKTAPGGVAAVRGSGLDARGLALGTVGTLCLLNGLVALRGDSPLQAGLLLAGALVAFGVFVWWQRRLAASGGTPLMNLALFQYRQFAMGSVVAFIYGTALFGSTYLLPVYMQVGLHLSASHVGTILLPAGIVLALTIAGVGRLADKHPTWVLVTIGLVLLAASFALMMVLRLDSALWLLVAFAIIGRIGLGFILPSLNLGSMRPLAKPLIPQGASAINFVRMLGGAAGVSLCAIVLEWRLAAHGDSLANPMSSPARLAAFDEVFAMLAGLCALAVCAAWQLRQGPARNTG
- a CDS encoding ABC transporter substrate-binding protein, which produces MHRRNFIAASAAAAAGLGHFSVPAQAAENGVTDGEIVLGHTGILSGPLGVPVKVVMAGAGLAFDAVNAQGGLSGRKIRLVSLDDELKPEKAVANYEKLLAEHRVFAFFGCVGSATTAAGAKVLNQSGAPTVGGYAVSDSAREKVGGAGYFVRATFAREAQALVQHLTTIGVSRIAVAYLDNPGGAEVAKLVEAALATLKLTPEAAVAVKGDGTTNEAAGKALADSKAQAVIMYLGGGIGGEVMKAAWAAGGRQMYYGMSIVPGDVTAKLVGDKTSGLAISQIVPYPWSEVDATAREFRQLTERAKVDMGYLAYEGYVNALVMLEGLRRTGRELTRAKLHATLKAMKLRIGGMEIDFTGTSNTGSRFIEMVRVTKEGKFIR
- a CDS encoding TonB-dependent receptor, giving the protein MPAPRFFLRPTVVASLLALNTVAAIAQTTTAEPAAASASGTLSTVTVEASADASAEGLTKPYAGGQVARGGRVGILGNQDMMSTPFSSTNYTNELIQDQQAKSVADVLLNDPSVRQARGFGNFQELYVVRGFPVYSDDVSYNGLYGMLPRQYIASEFFERVEVFRGANTFLNGAAPGGSGIGGAINLLPKRAPNEPLTRVGFGVQTGGQGFVNLDLARRFGPDDSLGIRVNAVRREGGTGVKNESQQLSAFGVGLDWHNRNVRLSADFGYQDYDLKDGRPSLTPSSTLPIPRAPDARTNFAQPWTYSKEKDKFATFRGEVDITDNITAWAAGGVRRSDEDNVLSNPTLTDSFGNTSNTRFSNTRKDRIGTAELGVRGNFATGPVKHTVVASVAKYSNDRDNAYTISRGTIRNNIYAPYATAYPVANAFTGNTLEDPRLTDKIDTSSVAIADTMSFMDDRLLVTLGARRQTIEQTSFAYTTLKQTSTYDKSKTTPVAGVVFKITPTVSAYANYIEGLVKGNVAGTTVNNRPVTNAGEIFAPYQAKQKEVGVKYDGGTLGASAAFFTTDQPTYYYSGQTYGLYGKQRNQGLEFSVFGQPTKGLRLLGGLTLLDAKQKNTQGGATDGLTAIGVAKQQANLGAEWDVPGVRNLSLNARVLYTSKQYANATNTQSIPSWTRFDIGARYLVDLGNGRALTLRARIDNLFNKSYWASVGGTQGSNYLVLGAPRTFAVSGTIDF